The sequence ACTGACTGGCCGTTGAAAGCCTGAGCTGctgtataaatacacaaatgtgcacatacacactcacataggTGTAGGCTCAAACATACAGatacagcaacacacacacacacacacacacacagtcttgtAGCAAATAAGTAACCGATAGAAAGGCAGCATAAAAATAATTCACGCTACTTCATCCTCAATCTTTGTTTAGCTGAACAAAGTCATTTTACCCGTTTtgttcgcacacacacacacaaacactggcatgaaaacacacacatacacacacagggacagGTATATCATGCATTCTGGGCCTACAGTGCCGAGGCGTTCAGTAATTGAAAACAGGGCTGAATAATCTGAGAGAATGACAGCCCTGAAAGATTATGTGAACTCAAACATTAACACAATTAAGTGTGTGAGCACTGGAGTATGTCGCAGCATTAGACACTGTCTTAATAGTCCCCCAGCACAAAGacagaggaatgtgtgtgtgtgtgtgtgtgaaagagagagacagagtgcatGCATGACAACCCATATCACCATTGTGTGATGAAGAAAGACCAGAAGCAAAACGGCTGTGTTTAAAGCGCCAAATGttgcaaaacaaagaaatatgcTGCCGTTTTAATATCAATTTGACCAGAAATTCAACCAGACTTCTGTGGAACCCTGTGAAGGGAAAAACACAGTGATAACAAATAGTCTTATTTTTTATAGCAGTGATCCGGTTGTTAAAGACAGACGCTTTATCAGACAGTGAGCAAATGATTCAATTGTCTCCTGGTGATTCCGTGCCTTAGCTACAGCCGCCGGGTCGGCGTGGCGACGGCCCAGTTCTGATTTATCTAGCGGGCTGCACTCAGGTGCTGTTTTGTTAACAGGATTGCAGCCATTTATAACTGTGTTTCATTACTGTACTAAGAGCCGATAAGAtgatcactcacacacacacaccaacacacacacacattcgcacACACAGAGGCGCTAATTCAATCCGCTGACAGGGAAACACGGCAAACAACATCCATTATGGCCTCGGAGCTAATTGGCAATGGGGGGGTGAGGaaaagggagggagacagaggcgGAGGTGGAGGGCTGGGTGAAGGGAGCTAGAGGAAGCCTGGGTTTGGTGGGGGATTTCTGCAATGAGATGTAAAGTACCTAgaatattttctctatttttcacCATCCATTGTTTGCGGTTATTCATCACATCTATCGCTAAGTCTGACTTTATACCTAAAAACAGGACAAGGCCTCCTCAAAGTGTTAGATGCATCTCTTCTTCCTCCGATCTcccccttctttctttttttagaagAAGGGTATTGCCAGgaggaaaagtaaaaatgagAATACCTGTCAATAAAGCACACGCTTCCATCTGACCAGCAGCAAACTGTAAGTCTAAGCCCCAAACAAAAGATGGCATCTCAGCCCCTAGTGTCATCAAACTGGTGGTGACATTTAATAATTCCCTCTCTCCCACTAACCCTCACCCCCTCCCTGCTCGATCACCTGACTCACTATTACAATTAGAGATAAATCTTCTCCTGTACGCAGAAGAAATAGGGAGGGAGAGACAAGGTAGTGATGAATTACCGTCATTCATGCAAAGACAAGATCTTTTAGGATTCCTGCCTTTGACTCTGTTTATTTACTTCCTCCATCACGCCACATCAGCAACAGAGTAATGGTGGATGAATGGCTGGAAAGGCAGGCAGACCGTGAGACGGATGGAGTTGCAGggagaaataaataatatcagTGGAGGTGTTTGAATccagagaaggaaaagagagggacaattataataaagagagagaagaggaaagaaaagcaCAGCGGGGGTAGGATTTGAATGCCCGgggaagagagacagataaacagatagAGGCGAGTAGAGACAGAAGAGGCAGGGAGCGATGGATGAGCAGATTTAGAGGCCAGGAGATAAGAGGGGAGATAAAAGcatggaggaagagggagggagagaggggtgtGCTGCACCGTACAATGTTTACATGCACCAATATGTTGTTGAACATGTCTGCTTACTTATGTCATTAGCTGGAGCTACTGAGCATGTACACACAGCGGATGGTGCATGCAGGTACCGAGAAACACCAAAACgcatacacacacctacacacaaaaacagagagggaaagggtGATGACATGTTGGTAAAAGAAAATTATGTGTTTTAGCAGTTAGACACACCCTTTTCATGTTGGCAGATCCTAATCTTGTTCAAAGGTTTGTGTATCTTGTGAACAGTCTTGCACTCTCTTAAAATAATATAAGATAATATACACAGTGATGAAGTACTGACAAAGTGTAGGACACTTTTCAgccattttctttctcttgtcaTGCAAAACACTCTCATAAAATGTCATGAAACGGGCAGGATATTTGAAATCTGTTAGATTTATGTGACAACAACGTAGATTTCACATTTGTTACATAAAAAAGTTGGCTAAAAGTGTTTGGAAAAGTAAAACAACTTTGATGAGACACGTTTggttaaaatcacaaaaatatgttagcagctctgtgagactgttTAGATGCAGCggtactttgagctaaatgcttatgtcagcatgcaaacatgctcacagtgaccatgctaacatgttgaagCAACGCAGGTTGGCtataatgtttaacatgttcaccCTCTTAGTTTTAACACTGCTAATTCAATGCATAACTGCTGCCATTGTCACATTCCTTTTAGGGTTGGCATATGCGATTGCAAAATTGATATCAATCTACAACCTTATGATACACTGTGAAAAATGGCACAAATGTaaagtaggggtgtgcccgaatacaaacacgttatttggcaaagcacaaatagttgtttttttacgaatatttgtttcatacaaatattttaaaaatgatttgtttccgggaagaagaaaaaaacatgtcaaataccagcacgcaggtcagttacatcactatctcagtctctctcctctgctacgctgttatgtctatcagcaggtctcaacgaggggagtcacatccacctgctacatgacgcacatttcctaatttggacatcactcccagagttaggggtgttccccagagatatAGCTGAGCTACTGATACACGTGAAGTgttcccaagggactctccataacctgttgttccacttctTTCCACAAacttaggttgtaaaaaataggcaataaatgaaaagtgcaaagcaagaatcacctttgaagttcctccctacacattacacggagtactgtctctgtgtctgtgttatgggtgtataaataggtagagatctgtctgcaatgaagtgatgagaagttttagctcagtagtcagcacagttgtctataatctgggagactccagttcgagacccagtgtggggacctccttcgtaaggtagcttattcatgaacacttattgtaacactatcattttttaaaattaaaacaaataataaaaacataaacagcttttaaacatttttattcaaatacaaatacaaataatgttgctgcctcaacaaatacagatacaaatactgagccctctgcacatccctaatataaAGTTTAAACAGTTTGTGCTTGATGggcaaacatgcaaaaccagTGGTATGCGACTTTaaaacatctttctctctctcatctcaaTAGTTTCCAGGTTGGTGTTTGGTAAGTTCTCATAAATAGTGCTGTCTTTATCAGAAACCAAGCAGCTATTCACTGTGTCCAGTGCATCATATTCAGCCGACATGGAGGTGATATCCAGAGCCATGTAGGAGTCACTGCAGAGGTCAGGAGGCTCTGGGACTGAACCAACACAcgttcttctcttcttctttctctttattaTGAGGACTAGTATAGCCACCATTATTGCAATAACCAACCCAACGCAAATACTCACTACAAGCATTATAGAGAAGGTAAACATGCTTTTGTCTTTGGGTGTTTGGCAGTTCTTGGGTTTTTGGGCTGTGGAGTTGTGAACATCAGAGCTATGTGTCAGATTTTCTTCGCTGTCCTTTTTTGATCCAACGTCAGCCGACACCACAGTGTTTCTGGGACTTCTTTCGACTCTGAGATCGACAGAAGATGAGGAAAAGTTTTCGTAGCCAATCATGGCACAGACATAACTGCCCTTATCCTCATTTCTGATTGGATCCAAAGACAGGAAGGTCAAGTTTACTCGACTGCCATTTAATTGCAGTCTGTTCTTGTACCAGATGTAGTCTGGGTTGGAGTTCAGATTTGTAGTACAGGTGGGGACACAAGTCAGCATTATCTTCtgaccctccatcactgtccaATTTGCAACTGGCACTTTCTGCCCCCTAACAATCTTGTCCAGCAGAATCCTTACAGGAGATGCAAAAACATGGAGTCTCACACCAGGGGTACCTTCACACGTCATGTTGACCCCTGCAACATCTCTAAAAGagtatttaaaaaagtaaacgGATGTGTCACTCTCTTTTAGGTCTTCGAGTTTCAGTGTGCAGTTATTGTTTCcatgtttattttgaaatgaataaacTGGCATCTGTTTCAGGGGGTTTGTTTTTGAGACAGAATGCAATTCTGTTGATTGTCTGGACCATCTCGACATCCAGATCATCTCAACATTATTGGGATAGGAGCAGGGAAACTCTACAGATGAGCCCTTTAAGGCACACATTGTACGGTTGTAGGTCACACATCGGATTGATGATTGTtgcactgaaataaaaagaaacaaccaCAAAGTGTACAGGGATTACATGTTTTGTTAGTTACTATGTTGCTTTATTAATATACTTGGGACCATGAGGTGATTTCTAGAAATAACAGcaatgatgtgatgtgatgtgtacCTGCCACAGGAAACAGCACCAGGAAAGAAGTCCAAAATACACTTGCAGCTGCTCTCACTCCCATTGGTGCTtcaacaaaatttaaaaaaaaaaaaaaaaaaaaagggtcttGAAGGGAACAATATACACTCACAGTCAAGACAGCTTATGTTTTAGCATTTTGGGTTAAATAATTATGAATTGGCATCCAGAAATTAAAAATGGTAATATTAAATAACGATAAAACAAGGAAAGGATTTCACTCATTTACAAAGGAAGTACACTGCTTAAGATTAAATATAGACTGTTCAAAACTGGCAGCATACAACATGTATTTTCACATAAAACTTTATCTTTGGTCAAGCACTTTTCTTTTGTCCATAACATTACGCTACAAAGTAAATACACAGCTCAATTAAGATTTAAACTTGTTGTTTATGGTAACTTATCTTAAAGATCGAGCAGGACTGTAAAATCATGTTACAAACATCaaaattaataatgaatcaCATTAATATCACACTTACATCTTAGATAGTAGTGCGCACTTGTCCGTGATCGTGAACACAACGCAGCAggtttgttgctgttgtttgatGATGCAGGTGTGGCGGCTTTGCCTCATTCACATTCCCCGCCCCCTCCCATCCTCAGTTACCATTACTCACTAAACTTTGCACGCTGGTAGACTATCAATACTGAACCAAAAGAGCTGAATTTACCACACTGATCATACGATTTGGAACAGTATGTATCGTTTACATGCTTCTAAATAGTTTTCAAAGTTGAAAAACTCATATGGGAGAATCAGACGTGTATATAACAACCATGCTTAAAGGGTGTGGTGTggacatacaaaacaaaaatacatgatGCTGTCACCAACATCCGACATTTCCTGTGTTTCGATTTATTTTTACTCCAACCTCTGAACAAAAAAACCctatttcttcttcctgttaaagAAACATCACGTACCTCTTTACACAGGATACACTTTAATATCTTTTAGCAGATGTGCGGTGTTTTTACCCCCAAGGACATACACTGAAATGGACTAATTTGACATTATTTTCctacattttgatttaatttgtaaGAAGTTATCTATGAAATATAATGATAAACTTTAAGGTCTATTAAATGGAGTGAAAGACCTGAACTCAATTTAGATAGATAAGAAGataaactacaaaaaataattacacTTTTAGCACCAAAGTAGAGAGCAATGCTTTTGATCAAAAGATGTAATTAGAGACAagatcattttacttttaattttattttttggtccAAAATACCACAAAATGGCATTGAGGATTTGCATCAGTCAAAATGTACCAGAGGCTGTATGGTTCTACTTCTTACTGAAAACAGGATATTCATTTATTCCACCCTTTGTGTCATTTTCCTTGACAACAGTATTAGTCCTCCTTCAAGCTTTGCTCTACAAGGCTACGCAGTGTGTAGTTtgattttggacttttttttttttttttttttgcaagatgAAAAAGCCCCCAGTGCTTTGAGAGACGACGAGGGTTAATTTCTTCACTACCTCCCACAAAGGGTCAGTGTTGTTTAGAACTGGTAGATGGTGACTGACATTTTGGAGCTTATGAAACCACTCTTCAATTCTCTAGCAGTGTGCATCGTCATCTTGGAATATGGGGAAATCATGCACTAAAATGGCCTCATATTGTTCAGCTCTTATAAAGCCATACAAACGACCCATCGGACCTTGCAGACTCTCATTTCACCTGGAGAAACATGAAGACAGCTCATTAGATCATCGTACTTCTGTCCATTGCTCAGGGCTCTAGGTTTTGTGCTACTAACACCAACTGCATCTTTGTGCACTGGCCTTGGTAATGGGCAATTTCTGAATGGCTACCTTGAATACCAGCTTTGTGATGCTCACGCTGCACAGTGATGGCTGACACAAAGTCATGGAGGGGTCAAGAGGTTGATTAAATTCTTCGGTCATTTCTGACAGTATTTCTAGGATGTTTATCCACTTTCCTGTAACAGTAAATCTTATCTTTTTCTATCCTTTTTGCTGAGCATTGACTTCCAACCACTTTAACTATTGGCCCTCTCATCCATTAAATTAATGCATGAAAGAATTTTGTAGCTTTTGTGACAGATGCACCTGTAGGTTGGGCTCATGCTACTATTAAAAACCTCACAAGGACTCTTATCAAAACATCAACTTCTTCGAAAATGTGTCTTATTCTTAAATTTATGGCTTATTTTTTATCTTCTCAACCCTTAGAAGATCATCTAACCCTTCaatgaaagcaaaaaatatgaaaacgtTTAGAGAACGCACCAGCAgcaacacaacagctgtgatttgcagtttttattgtgttcaAGGACACTTTCGTCTCATATTTACAAAGGAATCTCAATCATCACTCTGCAATTCACTTTGAACAGAACAGTCTTGATGATTTATACATGTTATTGTATGTGTACAATACAGCGGCAGTTATATACAGTAGTAACCTACTGTACATAGCAGAAACAGTGGCAAGCAATTTGGTCATTTAGGCTTTGTTCAAACTAGTGtagtgcccgttcaaaatgtgCGGAAAAAGCCTATCTCTCAGTACCTAGAGAGAGTTATGCCCCTCCCCTAAACGCCTCATatgcaggctatcagtagacacTACAGTTCACGGATGCTCCCTAAACACCTCTCAcgcagaatatctggagactacaattttgagttgagcttaagttgattggatgaactgtagtgcctGTTTAAAACGT is a genomic window of Thunnus maccoyii chromosome 20, fThuMac1.1, whole genome shotgun sequence containing:
- the LOC121887142 gene encoding uncharacterized protein LOC121887142 isoform X2, with the translated sequence MGVRAAASVFWTSFLVLFPVAVQQSSIRCVTYNRTMCALKGSSVEFPCSYPNNVEMIWMSRWSRQSTELHSVSKTNPLKQMPVYSFQNKHGNNNCTLKLEDLKESDTSVYFFKYSFRDVAGVNMTCEGTPGVRLHVFASPVRILLDKIVRGQKVPVANWTVMEGQKIMLTCVPTCTTNLNSNPDYIWYKNRLQLNGSRVNLTFLSLDPIRNEDKGSYVCAMIGYENFSSSSVDLRVERSPRNTVVSADVGSKKDSEENLTHSSDVHNSTAQKPKNCQTPKDKSMFTFSIMLVVSICVGLVIAIMVAILVLIIKRKKKRRTCVGSVPEPPDLCSDSYMALDITSMSAEYDALDTVNSCLVSDKDSTIYENLPNTNLETIEMRERKMF
- the LOC121887142 gene encoding uncharacterized protein LOC121887142 isoform X1 yields the protein MYVIGQRSILPDDMKSTKTLPLLPNITLSSLRLLFQAPMGVRAAASVFWTSFLVLFPVAVQQSSIRCVTYNRTMCALKGSSVEFPCSYPNNVEMIWMSRWSRQSTELHSVSKTNPLKQMPVYSFQNKHGNNNCTLKLEDLKESDTSVYFFKYSFRDVAGVNMTCEGTPGVRLHVFASPVRILLDKIVRGQKVPVANWTVMEGQKIMLTCVPTCTTNLNSNPDYIWYKNRLQLNGSRVNLTFLSLDPIRNEDKGSYVCAMIGYENFSSSSVDLRVERSPRNTVVSADVGSKKDSEENLTHSSDVHNSTAQKPKNCQTPKDKSMFTFSIMLVVSICVGLVIAIMVAILVLIIKRKKKRRTCVGSVPEPPDLCSDSYMALDITSMSAEYDALDTVNSCLVSDKDSTIYENLPNTNLETIEMRERKMF